The sequence GCAGTTGAGCTAGCCAGGTTCTCGTCATCACTAACCGATGACCTTGCAATGCTGTGCCTACGGTTCTTCTCCGAGCTCTTGGTGTCTTCATCACTACTCATGGATTTTATGGACGATGGAACTGGCCTCTTCTTTCTCGGgtttttggtggtggtggtggatgatgaggatgaggtATTAGGTTGAGTCGATCTATTGAGTTTGTTGCGGTTTGAAGATTTTGCGGTTTCTCCTACATGGGAATGACTCTTAGTCGAGTTCTTGACCGAGGAGTTTTCGTTgtggttttgttctttctccgAACTCTCCCATGTCTGGCCAGCCATCCACCTCTCTAACCAGCTCCAACCCCAAGTCGGGTTGCTAGGATCCATAAACATCGGATTTGCAGTTCTAGAGTTGCTCTTCAAGTTTTGCTGCAAATATATATGAGTCGGATATGATCATAAGCATTAAACCAAATCCAGTGTACACTCAAATTCTCTGCATAAGCACATAGAAATGCGCAGAAACATATAAGTTGAACTTGTTGACAAAGCAGTCCAAATTCTTTGGAAGTACCTGATGTGTGAATGCATAAGCTAATGCTCTTTCCCTTCTCATTGTTGCCTCGTGCTTGGGCAGCATACCCGCTTCCACTTGTGCCTTGGACTGATTGCTGTCGTTCCAATTACCCCCATTCtgcagaaagaaagagaaaggcTTAGGTACAATTAAAAAAGGATCACAAGCTACTGCATTGTGAAGATATACCATCAGAAGGAAGATATGCTTAACTAAGCAAAAGAAGCCGCAGGTTTAATAAAACCAATTTTAGGAATGAGTTAATAATGTTATTACCACCTCTCACCAAACTTGTGGGTAGGAAACTGAAAACTGCATATGAGATAATAAACCAGAGAGAAAAATAAGTGAGACCTTTGTGCCTCCTAGCTCTTTGGCATGCTTCTGAAGAAGTTGCTTATGACGAGCCTGGTTCTCTTCTGACATCCTGATTCTCCTAGATCGGATTTGTGACTGAACACGAGTGAGAGTCTGCATACACTTGAGTGTATTTGCAGCTTGCCGATGTACAACTGATCCTTCCATCAGTTGCTTAAGTCTATCCCGCCCCTTCAACGCCTGCAATTCTCTTCTTGCCTACATTGGAGAAACTATAAGTGTTAAGgttacagttaaaaaaaaagatacccTTTCGCTCACATTTGCTCTCATATCAAAAGAATTCAGAGAACTTAGCCAATTTCAATTACAGAGTTATGTATGACTGGCTATAAAGCTACAAAAGTTTCTAATCAAGCTAACCCTGAATTGTGAATATCAAAGCATACCAAATAGCCCCTAAAGGTAGTCTGTATCAAGATGGCAGAAGCTTCTTCCTTTGACATCCCTGCAAACCTATCATCAACTATAGCTTGATGAACAGATTCAGGTGAAGATGGAGGTGAGTCTACAGGAACATCTGCAACTGTAGCAGTTACAGAATCTGATGGAGGAGGACAGGGATTCTTCATCTTGTGATCATAGTTGACCTCATCAACTCTAACTTCAAACTGAGGAGAAGTACTTCTGGATGTGGCAATCAAGACAGGGTAAGAGATCACACTGTTTTGACACTCAACCGATTCATGTTTCAGtttctgtaaaaacaaaaaacaaacaatatataaataaggCACAAAAACAAGAAGGGTTACAACATCAACTATATAAAGCACAGTGAAGAGAGAATAGATTAACATAGTTGGAACCTTTGAATCAGGGCTAAAAGCCTTCTTTACATTCTTGAGCCATTTCGCCTTTTTGACCATGTCCTCGCACTTTGTATGGCTAATCCTCCTACTCAGATAAAAATTGATTCTAATGACATCAATTAAGAATTTCCAAATAACGGATTGCAAAGCTAACTGCTTTGATATAACCCCAAAGTCAAAACAGTTAGATTCGAATAGAAAAGACCCTTTCACCTTGGCTATACTATacgggagaagaagaggaggaatggaacctgagagagagagagactgcaGAAGCAAAtctagaagaagagaagctCAAACCCTTCTCAAGGGTAAACCCTTTTAATGCAAATGTGAGACTTCCTTGGAAATGAAAATGCGATGAGAATTTGAATAGGTTgaagttttcatctttttgctgacttgagaagaagaaagaaaataagaactCGGGAGATGAAAGAAGTACTACTATTTGGTGTGTGAGCCCACCACTAATTGAGCTGCTCCCTTTTTTGGTGGGCCCTACTTTGATTTATTCTTCTTTAACAGCTTGccgctctttttttttttttttttgtgggccctactttgatttcttcttcttttaacagCTTTGCcgctctttctttgtttttttttaacgactTCATTTCTTTAAACTGCTTCCACAGCTAATGTGATTGATTTTTATGTCgccaaaaaaacaatacttaAATAAATCAGGACCAAACTGAGAGAGACATGGATCCCTTTTTAACGCTAATTACTCAGTTCATTGTTTTGTTACTCTCTATTAGAGTTTATGCCATGATTAAGAATCCTTCAAGTTCAACTGTTGAAAATTATATCCCTAAGATTTTGTAAACTAGATCATcagtcttgattttttttatgataacttctttaacattttaacatggtatattaatataatatggGAAGTGGAACGTACGAGTTCACTCAATAATGGattcagttttgttttattttaatcattaaaaaGCGTGTgtatcttcttcaccattattgtttttttctaatgtggaaaattcattttcttattaCATCATACATTCATGTGGTCGTTGTGGTATGCTTCAATATATATAAgggaattctttttttttttttttatgtccagTTTTTCTTCGtaaagaatatttatatatgtgataaagcttattcatttatttataaacatgTTCTGTAAATCCTAGGTGTTTTTGTATTAGTTTAGTAACGCCAAACTGGTATTTATTAGAAAAGACATTTACCTACTGCACACGTCTTGTTTTGTGACAAGTTTGAGATCATTTCATTCTCTCTCTCCGTCGGTccaatcttttcttcttctgtttttttttttgtttcttgtgtgaACAAATGATATTTAGATTGagaattcaaccaaaaaaattcaaacttttcggaatttgccaaaaaaaagcATGAACTTTTGGTCTAACCAAATAAATACtcaatttttgttgattttcaaatataataacaaacttTTCATTGACTTACCAAATTAGCATGCTGTTTATAAAGTTAACAGAAAAATTTAACGTCATTAACAACACACGTTAACTGTTGGGCTTAAATCATACGACGTCGTTTTcaaattcttaatttaaaaacaaaaatgtatcaCTAAGGGTCAAACTCGTGTTCTGAGGGTAAATAAGAAAAGATTATACCACTGAACCAGCGGCAACTTTCAAACATTATTGCAACttacttgtttttattatatgagtacacggaattaaaaaaaaaataatcagagtTTATCTACTTTACCAGACTTTgtcgtcgagagagagagaagaagaccgCGATATAGAGCAAACAGGttaattttcagattttgaaaCTAACTTGCAGGTTTGGTTTGAACAATTCTAAGTTTTGGTTTGAACAATtctaagttttggttttgtaagtGAAAAGAAATTGCAGTTTTTCCTTATTGTAGTTGGTTAGTTTACAGGTTTTTGTTAGTTAATTCCCTGATTTTGGTACTAAATTGCAGGTTTAATCTGAACAATTTTAAGTTCTAGAAAAGAGTACAAATAGAAATtagtttcaacaaaaaaaaaatcaatcgagTAGATTTATGTCATCTATGAATTGaaggttgaaaagaaagaaaaaaaaattcgaccTGCTTGCTTTACGGcaaggttttcttttctctcgaCGTcaataaactctttttttttttaattccatgtactcatataataaaaacaagtaaGTTGTAACATTGATTGAAAGTTGCCGCTGGTTCAGTGGTATGATCTTCCCTTATGTACTCTCAGAACACGAGTTCGACAGTTCCTTTATGATTTAAGCCCAACAGTTAACGTGTGTTGTTAATGACGTTAATTTTTTCTGTTAACTTTATAAACAGCGTGCTAATTTGGCAAGTCaatgaaaaatttgttattatatttgaaaatcaaTAAAAGTTGAGTATTTATTTGGTTAGACCAGAAATTTATGCTTTTTTGGCAAATTCtataaagtttggatttttttttggttgaattctCTATTTAGATTATTAGATTGTTTGATAAGTATATTCAattgttttgtaattatttCAACAAAGGCGATCACTGATCTTTAATACCCCAATAAtgatttgtgatgatgatgctcCAGCCAAGCAAGAACTTGAAGTACCCATTTCGGAGACACCCGGTTTGATTCAACCCAACCCAAAATAGGATTCTATCTAAATATAATCTTTAATGTATTTTAAGAAATCATTGAATCTTGAGAATACAACTaaatgaaaaaccaaaattctCACACtagttttgaatttgatattgtACATTTGTATTTTGTAGTACGATCCAAGTGACAACTATAAGTTCTTTTCTAGATTTCCGATTCTAGCCCCACAGTTTGGATCCAAAAGACCAAGACTAATTCATCAAatgtaacaacaacaagagaaacaaaagacaaaattttGGAGTTACTCATCTTGTTCCTCTTTATCGTCTTTCGGTCGAGTAGATATAGAATCACGTTTCGGCCTATGCttcctccacttcttcttcttcaaagacaTGATCCACGACGGAACCTCACATCCCGATGATATCATCGTGTTGGCTATGTTCCTTAGGAAAGGCACATCTTCTTCCGTGTAGAAAGTTACCGCTTCTCCGCTCCTTCCCGCTCTTCCAGACCGACCTGAAATGTTTTATAATATGTGGTTACTTCCAAATTGCACCAACTCATCATCACAAATGACTCAGCATAGAACAGAGAAACACAAGATCTAGATACAAAGGCTAGAGTAATATACGTACCAATCCTGTGGATGTATGCAGAAGCTGAATCCGGGAAATCATAGTTTATCACGCAGTTGATCCCTTTGAAATCCATACCTCTAGCGATCACATCAGTGGCAATCAAAACCCATGTTTCACCCGCTCTGAAACGATCAACCGCGTTTTCCCGCTGCAGCAATCATTTAGTAAAATGGTTTCCAATCAGTTTATACTTTCCATAGAAGAGAAAACATTTGATAACCAAGGGAAAAGATTATTTTACCTCTCCTGGAGGGAGCTCAGAATGGATGACCCCGACTCTGACGTTTTCACATTTCAGTTCATCGTAGAGTTCCTTTGCTCGTTCTTTGCTTTGTACAAAGATCAGTACCGGTGGATTCAGGCTCTACTGCCAAGTAGAAAGGGAATTACAAAAGGTACTAGTCTTAATCATACTGTTAAAGACAAGTGAACTTACCTCTGCAAAGCTTTGACGAAGAGCAAGAAGTTTCCCTTCTTCAGTTCCAGCAAAAACCAGCTTTTGCTTGACGGTTTCAGACGCTGTATTCCTATATGGAATTATAAAAGGTTAAGATCCATATGCTGCAAGAAATGTTGTGAAGCATATTTAATAATCTACAGTCTTATGCTTTCTACACTCACTTTCGGCCTATGATCACACGAACAGCATCATGCATTATGGAACGTGCAAGTTCCTCAACAGAATCGGGTAAAGTAGCACTGAACAACGAGCGTATGATTGAAGGATTTGAACAAGCCTTAACCACACAATCTATCTGCTTTAACAAGCTCTGCTCAAACAGCTTATCAGATTCATCAAGGACAAGGTACTCGACCCTGTATTCAACAGAGGTTAAAATGAATATGGGCACAACACAAAAAGAATTACACATGtttatatattctaatatatgCTATTGACTTACTTGCTTAAGTCAATCTTTTTAGCCTTGATTGCTCTTTTCAACCTCATTGGCGTTGATATGAGAACATCACAATGCAGCTTTGAGAAATCAGCTGTTTTGACAAGGGGTTTAGTCAACAATCTAATGTGGAACTTGCTTCCTTTAATAAGTTTCTTTCCTTCTCTAGCTGTTTGGGCAGCCAGTTCCCGAGCAGGAGAGAGGATAACTGCTCTTATTCCATCTGTTGAAGGGCGCTAAtacagggaaaaaaaaactcataagcATGATTAAAGAATCAGGATCTGCGAAATCTGGAGGGTAAACACAAATTATTACCTTGAGTTTCATAAGCATGGGACAAATAAAAGCAAAGGTTTTTCCTGACCCAGTCGGAGCACAGGCAAAGCATTCACGACCCTGGGATTAagcaaaaagattaaaaaaactaaattagcACTGAAACCTCATGAAAGAATTCACGACATTATCTGGATAAAGAAGCTCTAGCTCTGCTCTTAAGTGTCTGTAATGAATAGAAAACGAGTGAATAAGACCATACCGATAGGAGAACTGGAATAGCCTGTCTTTGGATTGGGGTGGGCTCTTTAAATCCTAGTTCAGCCAAATTGCGTAAAATGTATCGTTTACAACCATACCTGTACATGGATTAAGCATTAAGATCAAAACCCAGAGGAGAGGAAGATTTCAAGACATAATTAAAGCATGTCAAGGGTCTCAATGTCCAGTTCCAGGCACCTTGATGACAACTCTGCGAAGCTTTTAAGCGGGGGTGGAATATTGTTACCGGAAACATGAATGTTGTACTGTTTCCTCGACAGAGCATCTCGCTGCAATTATGAGGAAGCAAACAAATTCATGTATCTATCACTCTTTTGCCTTTGATGAAATAGAGACAAGATTTTTAAACAACTACAATACCTCCATTCGCCGGTTAAGCTCCTTCTTGGGATTCTCTAAAATCTCATTCTTTgtgttttcatcttcttctttatcttcagaAAGTGCCTTCTTAGAGCTCTTAAACACATCAAATCCTTCAACAGGTTCTGTTTCAACATAAAGAAGATTCAAAATTAGACCAAGACAGAGATAAATAACACAAACTTTAGTGAAGCAGTTAGTTATCAACTTCCCAGACATACCAGAATTAGAAGATCTTCGTTTCCTCTTCTTAGAGGAAACAACAACTTTCTCCTCCTGCTGTTCAgtgtcttcctcttcttcttcctcaaagaGACTCACTTTCTTATTGGAATCATCATCCTTCGAAGAATTCTAACACAGCAATATggattatttttgattaatagCTAACAGCGAGAGTGAGAGTAGTGCTGAATTAAACAACAACGAACACACATGAAGAGAGAATCACCTTAAACTTAGCAAAATCTGGAGCAAACTTCTTCTTATTGAAGTTTGTtccaccaaacaaaaaatatgagcTTTTCTCCATCTGACAAGTACCCACAAGACAACGTCTCAATACAAAGGTAAAGCTATAATAACAAAGATCATTCGATTCGAGAAGGCAAGTGAGACAAAACCAAAGACAGAGCCCAGTAGAGAAGATATTCCTGATAACTCTTACCTTGATAGAGAAAGGGAACGTTTCTGAAAAAGAGGCAAAGGCAGCAATGATAGTAGCACTGGAaacgagaaaaacaaaaacgccGGCGATGACACTGACGACGGCGAATAGATTGCCGAGAAGAAGACGCAGACTCTTTTACAGATTTTGGGTTTAACaattagggtttggttttttggttgatttcaaataattaaaagggTAGTTAAGTCATTTACATATACTGAATGCTAAACCTGAAGGAGGATCAAACGCTAATTTAGCGTCTTAAAATTCGAATCGCTAAAACGGAAATTAAAGGCAGACGCTGAACATTTATTATAAAGTGGGCCTTTAAAAGCCCAAATATAACAATAAGCCCAATGTAGATCTGATAGGTTtggtaagaaaaaagaaaataataaatttggaaaGTATTAAAAGCGGGAAACATGTGTCATGTGATGGTGTGTCCCACCGCCGctgaaaagacaaaacaatctcaagtttcttcttctgtctctgaCACCTCGGGACTTTCTCCGACTCTGTCTGTTCCCGTCGATTTAAACACTTCAGACTTAATtcactctgcttcttcttcttcttcttcttctctcgatctTTGATTCTCTATTTGACTGTTGTTTAGAGATGTGGCAAGTTGTTCTAGGAGCAGCCATTGCTGGATCCACTAGTTTTGTTGCCAAACGCTTCTTCAACCCTTTCTCTCGCGATTCTCGTCATCCTGAGGATTACGCCGAAGATCAGGAACCCGTCACTCCTACTCCTGTAGGTATTGGATTTCTCGACTCTTCTTGCGATAGAACCGATGGTGTTTTCCGGTTTTCTAGTTCCGGGTCTACTGTAAACTCCTGGTCTGGATCCGGTCCTTCTCCTGGGTTTAGGAAGAGTTCAGGGGTGAAATGTAGAGTTAGGGTTCGtggattgatgaagaagaagaagaaaaataatggtGGGGGATGTGAGATCGAGAAGCGATCTGCAAATGTTGGTGCTTTGGAAACTAAGAGTGAGGTTTACTCGAAAAAGACGAAAACTTTGGGTGCTGCTTCTGCTTCAAAACGTGGGTCTTCATGTTATAGACGTAATCAAGGTTTTGCTTCTACTCTGTAGTGGGACTATTTTCACTTGCATGATgggaattttaaattttagttagttttttGGAGTGTTCTGAACTTCTCTTATTCGATGATTGATCCGAGTGCAAagtttcttttgggttttggattttgtggtataGAATGATAGCTAGTGGCGTCAATCTTGGGGAAAAGCTTTCACGCTACTGTTAGTTTTTGCTTCCTAGACTTCTTGAGATTTGAGGGACAATAATAGTACTCTTTGATACAGACCTCTAGATTTTGTAGGAGTGCAAGAGGCTTTGTGCTTATTGAGAAATTGGATAAGATGGGCAACCACTAATTTGCCTAGGCTTTCATAAGAGTAGAATAGACCTGTATTTATGTGTGTTTCCAAGTGCTAATTCGACAACTTCGTCTATTAAGTCCCCTTAATTAATTACTTGAGATGTTGTCAATGTCATTTTATTTAACTGCATTGATGTTTGATTGTATCTCGTTggaatgttttaaatataaccATGACTCATCACCTATTGGCTATTGGCATTGTTCATTATTGATGTTTAATTCTTCTGTGTTTCAGATCATTCCTCTTTCAGCTCGGCACTTAGTGTCTGCATGATATATATGATGTCAGCAGAGAAAAGTGAAATCAGTAAGCTGCATACAGCAACAGAAGAAACTACCAAAGCCATCCAGGAGCTAAAAGATGAACTTTCTAGGATAAAATCTTTACAGGATTTCAAATTCCGTGGTTGTGCAGCGAGTTCTCAGAAATCCAGCGGGAAATCTAGATCAGAGATGGTGAGTAGAGAATCTCTCGACACTAAGTCGGGAAATGATGGTGAATATGCTAGCAGCGTCCTAACTGAGGAGCCAGAACAAGAGACGGTAGAAATGGAACAGTTAGAGATGGAACTTGAATCTGAGCTGCAGAAACTGAATTTGGCTGAGGTGAGTATGCTTTTATCGTCAAATTATCAATTTCATTGAGATGTATTCTTAGAGTCTCCTCTCAAATCTTATTTGATGGTTAGATTCGTAGTTAACTTTGAGAATAAACATGGTACCATCTGGACTGTTTTCCCAACATTCATTATGGTGTTGGGTGGGTTTAATGGATGAAGCttatattgaatttttattttgttttcccctTAGACAAGTGAGGTTATGGAGGAATGTAATGATCTGGTGAATAGATCTGAGTCATACCAATGTGGTGGAATATCGTCATCAGAGCTGGACAAAAAACTAAGCCACCTTCTCATCGAACAACAGGAAGGCCAGATCAACGAGCTTGAAGCTGAAATACAAACTACTCAGTCCAAACTCCAAGAAAAGGAAGCTGAACTCCAAGCGCTTAAGGTCTGCGTTAGACGCCTTACAGAGTTTCCTCTGTTGGACCGTTCAGGTAAATTTTCGTTAGCTAAACCTCGTTATGAAGTTTTTCATTGACAAGAACTGACGAAACAGAATTTGATCTAAACAAACATCCCAAAATCATTCACCTGCTTTAAATTCGTTTTCTTGGTGATTAAACCTTACATTACGCAAAGACGAGCGGTCTCTCACAGCGTGAAACATTTCTTGGTGTTGTTTCGTCAGATGATGAGCATGAAGAAGAccagaacaacaatctctcagTCTCATGGAATCAGCGTAACCAAACTGATAAGGAGGCAAGAAAGCAGATCATTGGGATGAAAAGGCCTATGGAGTTATCTATGCATGTTTAATAAACGTGATAGTAACAAAATCTGCATGGTAAGTTCTTTTATAGACACCATAGGACCAAAACTGATCCAAATCTCAGAAGGTTCGTATCATCAAATCATGccaaggtggtggtggtgtaCGCAAACAATCTAGACTTGACCAAGTAGATAACATGTATATTCACCAGAAGAATCCAAGACTATCAGAAATCTTCATAGTCCTGACCTGTCTAGAGATTTAGATTGCTAGCTTTAGTAGAAGAGCTAATGATTATGGACTTGTTAACATATAAATTTCGTTTGTATTCTCAATCTGTTGTTAGTGTGTGAGCTTGGTGTTTACTGCAGATCACACTGTTTTGTAGACTTTTCTGATTAGttgcaaaagataattttgttaaatCTCAGTATACAGTTTGGGCGGTTGAAATGCGTTCggtcaacaaagaaaaacatcaaaaattatGTCAAATTTGGCATGAAATTATCTCAGCAAAGCTTATAGATTGTCAACTCAAGAAAATATCATGCTACAACGAAAACATTAAAAGCTAAAAAGAGAGTACAGAGTCATATGTAACTTTCTAGTACTGCAAAGTGAGTTATGATCAAAGGATCATCCCAACAACAAAGCTACTCTCCAGGAACTTGGACGCCttgcttcatcttctctttcttcatcttcttcttagaaagcggcttcttcttcctcggagGCAAATTCTTCTGTGCGTAGGTGTAAAGGATGATGTTTCCTACAAGGAATGACACTAGCAACCCTCCAATTACAAGAAGGACGATCAGTCCCGGGTTTAGCCCTTTGCTTTCGATCTTTCCCtgttcattgtttctttttagtAACTTAGAATGGAATCTAGATGCACGAAGAAACAAGAAGATTGAGAGCACTAAATAATGAAGATTGAGAGGACAGAAcacaaggtgccttaacttgCTTCTCAATCTTATTGTCAAGTCACCTCTAAGTAACCAATAAAAAAGGGAAATGCCGAAAAATAACTTGTATACTTATACTACCAAAGACCAATTGCTTCAAGAGTATATGGTAAAGTAAGAGATTACAAGCACGAAAAATCATGAAACCAATACCGCGAGTTATTATACTAGACAGATTGTACCATACTCAACACGAACCTCAAGTTCtgaaagagccaaaaatggaaAAACTTAGACATTCCATGGCAAGATCAAGATGACAAATGATGAAGTTCATGGTCAGTAACCAAAGTCTTCAACAATAACACAACTCAAAATGTCATGGAATTCTCTAAAAAGGACGAAACTTTACCGATGCAATTCTGCTAAATCACAACCGCATGCTAAAGTTTCATATAATTAGATCATCTTTAAGCAGCGTTACAACAATCAAACGTATTGACCAAAATGCTCGAACACAACAAAAACGCTCGCTAATCTAAATCTTAAACTAGACCAACATGCATCAAAACCAAATGATCAGACTCAAGGCAACACAGAAGATTACGAACCGCGCGTGAAAGAATAGCATACAACTATAGAGGAAAACAGAATCAGATCTAGCGAATCATCGTGAGTAACGAGAAATTTAATCTCCGACAAATGAAACAGACAAAGAGATATGTAGAGAACTCACAGAAAAGTCTTCGGCCATGGTGGCTCTTCGGAGCTACGAGATATCAGCGCACCACTCAccggagaaaaaaaatagacagCTTGAAGACAGTTTTGCCAAAAGACTCGGCCATAGCCATAAATAAGAGCAAGTTGGTCAATGGGGTTAGTTTGGAAATTACTcattccgtttcaaaatataggatgttttaattaaaacacgcagattaaaaggtttttaacaagttcaaccaatcagaaacaatactacataatataaaatactaaaataatctaaaagttgcatagaactTGAAAAtttcctatattatgaaacaaaaaaattctccaaaacatttatattttgaaatggaagGAGTATTAAGATAGACGCAAACTTAATTTCAATCTTCGATTTTGATGGTATGCACTTTATTTGTTGTACCAAAGAATACCCCACTTAACAAAACCAatattcttaaatttatataCCAACTAAAATTTGAACTTATAtacatgattaaaaaaaaattatNaaaaaaaaaaaaaaaaaaaaaaaaaaagtgtattgtttttgttttattttatcagCTATAACTGTTCTTTTTGGAAAATACTCAAATAGGAATGTTTTGGCTCCCAAACAAATATTGGGGTGAacattgaaaattaaaacaaagttGGGGTGGTGATACGAGAATATTTCCCAGGCTGTAATTTTTCTTTCAGGCCCCCTACCTTCGTCGCCCGAACGAGCCACTTCCAGAAGAGCGATTCAAATTTCACAAATCAAAGCCTTCTTCTTCGAATCAGAGTTTATTCTTCTTCTAACCTTATCTCAGATCTGGGAGCTTCTGGTTATAGATTTGGAAGAAGATGACTGTGATCGATCTTCTGACTAGAGTTGACTCGATCTGTAAGAAGTACGACAAGTACGATGTCGACAAGCAACGGGAGGCCAACATCTCCGGCGATGATGCCTTTGCTCGTTTCTATGGAGATTTCGAAACTCAAATCGAAACCGCTCTCGAGGTGattgtttcccttttttctgttttgcatcCTTTAGATGTTTAACTTGATTTGATTCGGTTCCGATGAATCTCTTAAGGATTTAACGGAGTGCGCTTCACAATGTTGAACAtagaatttgatatttttccgGTCTGGAATTTATATGAGAAAAATAGCTCAATTCTGGTCGCTATTAGTCCTGATTTTTGTATGCGGGAATTGAAAACTTTTTGAATGCTCTGTGCAGCTTTGAGGTTCttctttgaaattttgaatgaGATGTGACATGTAATTTTGATTTGCAGAAAGCTGAACTTGTTACAAAGGAGAAAAATAGAGCTGCTGCTGTTGCAATGAACGCTGAGATCCGCCGGACTAAGGGTCGATTAGCGGAGGAAGTTCCAAAGTTGCAGAGACTTGCTGTCAAGAAGGTTAGTTTTCTTTCTC comes from Camelina sativa cultivar DH55 chromosome 19, Cs, whole genome shotgun sequence and encodes:
- the LOC104764669 gene encoding uncharacterized protein LOC104764669, yielding MWQVVLGAAIAGSTSFVAKRFFNPFSRDSRHPEDYAEDQEPVTPTPVGIGFLDSSCDRTDGVFRFSSSGSTVNSWSGSGPSPGFRKSSGVKCRVRVRGLMKKKKKNNGGGCEIEKRSANVGALETKSEVYSKKTKTLGAASASKRGSSCYRRNQDHSSFSSALSVCMIYMMSAEKSEISKLHTATEETTKAIQELKDELSRIKSLQDFKFRGCAASSQKSSGKSRSEMVSRESLDTKSGNDGEYASSVLTEEPEQETVEMEQLEMELESELQKLNLAETSEVMEECNDLVNRSESYQCGGISSSELDKKLSHLLIEQQEGQINELEAEIQTTQSKLQEKEAELQALKVCVRRLTEFPLLDRSDDEHEEDQNNNLSVSWNQRNQTDKEARKQIIGMKRPMELSMHV
- the LOC104764668 gene encoding DNA-binding protein S1FA3; amino-acid sequence: MAEDFSGKIESKGLNPGLIVLLVIGGLLVSFLVGNIILYTYAQKNLPPRKKKPLSKKKMKKEKMKQGVQVPGE
- the LOC104764667 gene encoding DEAD-box ATP-dependent RNA helicase 57-like; this encodes MEKSSYFLFGGTNFNKKKFAPDFAKFKNSSKDDDSNKKVSLFEEEEEEDTEQQEEKVVVSSKKRKRRSSNSEPVEGFDVFKSSKKALSEDKEEDENTKNEILENPKKELNRRMERDALSRKQYNIHVSGNNIPPPLKSFAELSSRYGCKRYILRNLAELGFKEPTPIQRQAIPVLLSGRECFACAPTGSGKTFAFICPMLMKLKRPSTDGIRAVILSPARELAAQTAREGKKLIKGSKFHIRLLTKPLVKTADFSKLHCDVLISTPMRLKRAIKAKKIDLSKVEYLVLDESDKLFEQSLLKQIDCVVKACSNPSIIRSLFSATLPDSVEELARSIMHDAVRVIIGRKNTASETVKQKLVFAGTEEGKLLALRQSFAESLNPPVLIFVQSKERAKELYDELKCENVRVGVIHSELPPGERENAVDRFRAGETWVLIATDVIARGMDFKGINCVINYDFPDSASAYIHRIGRSGRAGRSGEAVTFYTEEDVPFLRNIANTMISSGCEVPSWIMSLKKKKWRKHRPKRDSISTRPKDDKEEQDE
- the LOC104764666 gene encoding protein IQ-DOMAIN 1-like, with the protein product MVKKAKWLKNVKKAFSPDSKKLKHESVECQNSVISYPVLIATSRSTSPQFEVRVDEVNYDHKMKNPCPPPSDSVTATVADVPVDSPPSSPESVHQAIVDDRFAGMSKEEASAILIQTTFRGYLARRELQALKGRDRLKQLMEGSVVHRQAANTLKCMQTLTRVQSQIRSRRIRMSEENQARHKQLLQKHAKELGGTKNGGNWNDSNQSKAQVEAGMLPKHEATMRRERALAYAFTHQQNLKSNSRTANPMFMDPSNPTWGWSWLERWMAGQTWESSEKEQNHNENSSVKNSTKSHSHVGETAKSSNRNKLNRSTQPNTSSSSSTTTTKNPRKKRPVPSSIKSMSSDEDTKSSEKNRRHSIARSSVSDDENLASSTAKRSSNMVPTTKSARGKVKPQTTSRVAVTVPATEGINKVLPEKAAAKKRLSNSASPAPKPRRSSAPPKVGNSALKAERTP